gattcatttttttgtttagatttgtattgttgtacatgtattttaatgtatcctcatatcGTGTTCtggggttttatgtaactgaatgttccaaaggcccaactggggacaCAAGTTGGAAATCAGCAatagctatatactctttatgcagctcatcagtttcatgctttgtattgaaattatgttaaattgcattgtccctattaaataaataaattcagttTGCCTGAAAGTTTCAGTAGATCCATCAGTATcattgaaagagaaaacaactaTAAGCTAGTTTCTGCATACTGTCATCGGGTCAATTTGCGAACAATTATAGGCTTAAAAAATGTAGCACTAGCCTTAGGCTGCAGGGTAACTCTGCTGACTCCATAGAAACATTACACTTTCTGCTTTCATCACTTGAATTATTGTGGGAGTTGTAGTTCCAAAAGTTGCAGTGCACTTTGCTTCTGCAGCAAACAGAAGCATGAAACAGACTAGTGAATCTATTaatatacattttgtttgttttttgattgattttgaaatatttgaagaCTTGAAGAGGCTCAGAATGTCTTACTGACACGGGGGAAGCCGGTTGTCTGGATTAGTTTGGTGCCCCGCAGCGTCGGACTTTTAAAAATCCCTACTTAAATTGAACTTTCTTTTGAAGGGCGCTGCTGCGGTCAAAATACtaaaaacaagtcaaagttGAATTCTCACTTACAGATTTCTCGGCTGTCATAGCATCTTGTAGCAAAAGATTGTCACCACGGGTGTCTGCGTTGCAGTGCACGGCGCAGGGTCTGCTTCCATTTGCTGTGACGGAGGATGAAGACCGCGAGCGACAGTTCAGCGAGGGCGAAGCTTTGTGGAGAGCTGTGTGAAATCTCAGATGACATGGAGAGGCCGGGGCTGTGGACAGCCGAGAAATCCTCCTCAGGCATAAATCCTCCAGACTCAAAATCTCTCCACCACTTGGCTTAGCTATAAATTCAGCTTAGTGgacattttgtttgaattttgaaCATGAAAGCTCATAATTTGTCCAAGTGTTCAAACAGCCTTTTAGGTCCATAAAGacaatttaaacattaaagatgcAGTCAGCCAATCAATCTTCATTTGTATAGAGCTAAGTAATAAATGccatctcaagacactttgcAAAAAGAGCAGAACTAGCCCGTACTCATTGTTATATAATTTATAGAGACTCAACATTATTCCATCATGAGCAAAATACTTGTAACATTTGTCAAAGTAGAAGTGGCAGAGTAGAGTGGAACGATTCTCATGACGAACAGCCGTCCGCTGTGACTGTGTTCACCATACAAGTGTTCATCTAAGTGATTGAAAATTTAAACAATCTGACATCAAAGACAACCTGAGTGTTGCTGTCAAAATGTTAGAGTATTTCAATCATATACAGTAGTTTGAGAAGTTTGAGTCACTTGTCacttatcataccaagtcactttaatcatcacttgtcactttaacttgtcattctcttcaaatactgtctcaattctcaattccccccagttaacttcaacattcatttttgtactgtatataccccctgtttttattttttatttttatttgtatttatcttatctattctgtttaatgtgtatttgagctttcttgtctgtgctgctgtaacgcccgaatttcccctctggggatcaataaagtactatcctatcctaagtttaaagagggaggggggggggtctttgtGGAATGGCTAACAACTAACAGCCACATTGAAAACTACTTTGTAAGCATTCATAATCCAAAAAGGGTTGGATCTACTGGATCTATAGATATGTGTTAAATCATTACTTTAAAAGCTTTGGTTTTATGGCCGTACCTGTGACATAAATATAGAGGTGTGAAAGGGACAACACCTCTCACAGAAACATTGTGGAGTTGTATTTAGTTACATGTAAAATGCATTTTCTTGAGTACCTCAGAAAATACTGGAACTGTCAAATACTAAGGTAACGACTGTGGATTTGTCATTTTAAGCTAATGTGTGAAATGTGAATGCAAGACTTTGACTTACTACTGAATGGTGAGCATCTGTCAATATGAAAAAGATGATATTTCAATATGAATAATTTATCACATGAATCTCACAACCTCATCTGCAAAAATCTGAATCTCACACGCAGGTTTCACAGCAGCTTGATTCCTATATTTTGCTGAAGTGAGCAAAAGTTGAGCAAGATAAACGTCGTAAAATATCTACTTCACTGTGTCATGAAGCAGCTCTCCACTGTCCGAGGAGTGTTTTGTAGAGACAGGAGTTCAGGCATGCTCTGAAGGTGGCCCCTGAGACGCTCTTCATCCTGAGTTATTGTAGATAAATCCTTGTAATCAGGGCGTGTAGAAAAGGGCACCTCGACTGAAAGGTGTGGAAAACAATCCAAGCATATCAtcttataaaatatataattttgttaaataaagagTGGTGTGACTCTGGCGAGAGTCTCAAGGGCAAACGGCAgatgataaaatgttttttctgtgtttgttcttttttttttcccttcagtgCTGCTGTGATTCATTGCAGAGTGCTTGTCAGCGTTCTTGGTTCGTCTCCAGGTCTTTGTGTGCTGCTTGTTCCGCAGGAAACATATTCAAAATGccggaaaaaaataaatgactctGCCAGGCTTCTTTTATCTGTTTCATGGTAAAAATCCAAGGAatgttttctgcctttttttccattacattctgcacttttttttatcatgcgACTATAATTACTTCTCCTACAAAGCGAGTCCTGTAATAGAAAATTATCCGTGTGTATGTATGAGCGCATGAGTGAATACAGCAGTCCCATTTGAATCCTGTTTACATTAATATGCTTCCCTTACCCTTGGCTGAACTGGAGACTAATGGAGGttactttaatatttatgaaACATCTCCCAATACACTCGGCTGGCTGTCCTTAGTCTCATATGGAAACCACCGATACAGCACTGGACCATTTGAAAAAATCATGTCCTAATACACtgcctatctctctctctctctctcttctctcccccaTGTTATCACCATCTGTTTGTCCATATTGTGTGATCCTCTGTTTCTGGTCCCCGCGGTTCACCACCAGACGCTACTTTTGGCCTCCTGCTCGGTGTGTTTGTGGTCTGCGGCCTGGCTCTGCTGGGCCTTCTGACATTGGTCTCCTGGAAGCTGTGCGTCGAGCCTTGGCGGACTAAGGCCCACTTCCCCACTCCGTCCCTCACCCCAGACTGCGGTCCAGAACTCTGCCCGCTGCAGCCGTCTCCCCCGCTGTCCAGCCCCCAGCAGCCACTGGTCACCATGGCGACGGAGAAGGTGAAAGACCCCATGGGTTCGATGGGTTTTCTGGAGGCGGCAGTGAAGATAAGCCATACATCCCCTGACATCCCCGCCGATGTGCAGCTCTCCATGAGGGAGCACTTCCTGCGCCGCACGCAACGCATGCAGAGGCAAACCACCGAGCCGGCTTCCTCCACTCGGttagtcacatacacacacacacacacacgtctgcacAACTGATATTACACAGGACAGtgacatgttgttgttcatgtgaaaatatGCTCAGGGGTAAATTCAAGCATGCATTCATGCAAACATAGAGTCTTAGACACAACATGAGAAGGTCCCTTAATCtaacatgaaataaagaaaaaagcctCACTTCTACACATTATACAGTTCCAGAGACTAGGCACAAAGTACCCCTAATGCATCACTAATGAAGGTAGAAATTTCCCGATCTAAGCAATTTTGTTGCCTAACAAGttaattataataaatactGTAGATCATGTTACTCCCTGCCTCAGAGCCACTTCTGTGGAGGTCATTACAGTAAAACTAATTATATGTGATGGTTTCTTTATGAggacaaataaaacagagggaagtaaagcaaaaaaaatgcttaagCTGTTCTTTCAGGAATTCCCGTTGACTGTACCCATGTTAATAGGAGAAAATACTGCAGTTATCCTTTAAAAGCAcgctttgttttcctttgttgaactgaaaaacagcaacaaaaaatattacaaCAAGCTCCATGTAGGATTCAGACACAAACCGTCAGCCCGTTTTATCAAGACCTGACAtttgtctctttatttctcATGGACCTTTTGTGatatgttgcatttttttttaagcaaaagaTCATGTAATTTCATTGCAAAGCAAAGAAAAGCAGAATTTAACAGCATCAGTATAAAACGTTTGACTAGTAACCAGCATCCAAATACAAAATTTGACAAGATTGACTGTGGTATGAGAGAGAATAGACACAAAAAGGTATCTGTGATTCAGTCTGTAGgggcttgggttgggaaccagcaggtcaccggttcaagtcccagtgtggaccaaatatgccagatcacttcctgagcactgctgaggtgcccttgaacaaggcactaaaccccctccccaccaccagctcagaagcgcccactgtgggcagctccgtcactccatcagtgcatgtccacaggatcctgtttgtgcatgtgtatatttcagcctatgtgtgtggtATGATaagcagagtgtaaaaacagaaatttccccttgcagggatcaataaagttaatcttaataaTCAGCCATAGTCTAAAGAAACTAGTTGCTCTCATACAGGAAAGAACTCAGCTAGATGTTTGCTGTAATCTCTGATCAATACCACATTTAACAGAGGACATGAGGTGGCATAAGTGACCCTTTACTAGTGCAAGGTCtttgaggtcagtgtgtgtctaGAATTAAAAACCTCCATTAACTTTAATGCTTCATCAACACATACTAAATGATATTCTCTGTCACTCTATTCCTATCTTTTTGTCCTTTATATCCCCGCAGGCACAACTCATTCAAAAGACACCTACCCAGACAGATGCAAGTCAGCAGTCTAGACCTGGGAAATGACTATGTGCCAGACAAAGACGAAAAGCCGACAAGCATTGGTCGCATCCAGCCGGAGCTCTACCAGCAGAAGACCCTGGATTCAGAGGATTCATCCAAGAACGGCAGCAGCAGAAACTGTGGCTCCATCAACTTTTCTCTCAAGTATGACTACGAAAATGAGGCTCTCCTGGTCAACATCCTCAAGGCGGTAGACCTTCCCGCCAAGGACTTATGCGGCACATCTGACCCTTACGTGAAGGTCTACCTTCTGCCTGACCGCAAGAAATTTCAGACTCGCGTCCACCGTAAGACCCTCAACCCCACATTCAGTGAGAGCTTCCAGTTTCCCGTGCCTTACGAGGAGCTGGCTATCAGGAAGCTGCATATGAGCATCTTTGACTTTGATCGGTTTTCTCGGCATGATATGATCGGGGAGGTGGTGCTGGACAACTTGTTTGAGACATCCGACCTCTCCAGGGAGACAAACATATGGAGGGACATCCAATACGCCACCAGTGTAAGAATCAATcagctttttctctcttctaGATTTGGTATCATATGACTCTGAAAAGATGTGTATATTCTATAAAAGTGCATGACCTAGATCTTGAGAGAGTATATATTTCAATCTACACATATAAGTTAAAATTTCAATCATGGTCCAAGTTATCAATGAGCTCAAAGAGGTCACATTGACACTTTCTGGAACTTTGGTGGGAAGTTTAAAGCCTGTTCATCTTCTGTCACATTTCAGCTCTGGATTTGTCACTCCCTTCTAACTTTCAGACGGGTTGTTGTTTGACGTGCAGCTGATCTTGACCCCTTTCAAGTCCCTGAACGATCAATGTTCTGCCTGACGGATGATTTCTGCCATGTCAGAAGTTTTCTTCAGCCGCCTTGCACTTTTAGCAACTCCACGGTCCCGCATGACTGCTTTCAAAGAGGGGCGTTCGGACTGTAATGAGCTTGTTTGACCGTTAAGATTCTAATGAGCCATGTTGACGATCATTGTGAGATGCATGCCTCGGCCAGGGTCAAATTGGTCAGCATAGTGTGAGCATCGCGTGCGTCTCATTATAATATCATACGCCAAGGCAGACAAAAATTGTGTACAATAAGTTGGGACAGTGTACACACTAACAATGACTCTCTGTCCAGCTttagaaacacagagaaagagtcACATAACTAACACTTTTGTGCATATTAAAAACTATTCAAAGACCAGAGCTCAGACAGTGTGTGGTATTTATCTGTAtctaaaaacagcagcaaaaagcTATTTCTTGGGAACTGGGTCTTGGACATTGTGCTGTGATTAAATAGAACCAGGTCTATTCTGGTGCCAAATCCCTCCATTGAGTTTATAAGAATGACTGACTGTTGGCCCTTTGTAGGTATTGAGGTAGGTGTGTGCAATTGTGCATGAAAGGATAAAGTTTATGACTAAAGACATGAAATCGAACGGCTGGCTGGCAGTGAGTGTTTAGGGCTTTTCTCATGTTGGTATCAGGAGTCAAAGACAATTTGTACAAGTTTTGTTCTTTGTACTTTGTCTACAgtaacaaacaaatcaaaagagaGTTGACTTGACACTTTTCAGCCATAGACAAGAAGGCAAACATATCCAGGCTCTCTCTCAGACTAACAGTAAGTAATATTAGTAGGGGTGTGATTTTTCACAGAGGTTCCTGGTTCCGTCCCTTCCTCGATTTTAGGGTCACATATTTCTAggtttctctgatttatttaaaactgAGAGCTGGGAAAGTTGATCCATCTTCTGCTGTTAGGAACTACCTGTGATATTTGGTAGCGATGTATTAACCATGaagcaaaagaagagaaaaacaaatcaaaatgacgcaaagaaaaaagaagcaacGCAGACATGGATAACATCTCgtgatttgaaaacaaaaaaaaatgatataatgCAAAATATAAGACAAAAAAGATTAGGTGCCTTCAGGAGCCATAAATCTTATTTATGAAGTATGTGGTCTTATAGTTGTTACTGTACAGTGGGTGTAGAGCTAATTCATGCTCAATCAGTGCTAAAGGACGGGTTTATGTGTGCACAGGAGGGGACATTTTAACTGGGCTTGAGACCCTTGAAGCCGCGGCCCTTTACTACCCCATGTGCATGCATAGCGTTTAAGATGTACTAGCTTAGGAAATGTCTTCGAGCCTTATTGCTTTCACATCcagaagcttttaaaaacagcgGGGATAAGACGTTTGAGACCTCATTAGTTTCCCCACACAACTGATAAAAGAGAGGTGGCAGGTCGTAGCTACCAATGACATCACTGAGGTCCATGTGTCCAAGACATCTTCTCCACTTTTGGTTAAACCAAGCAGACCCTGCACATACTACTGTAGGTCCAAGGCTGGATTAACCATTCAGGCAACTGGGCAATTGCCCAAGGGCCCGAGATCTGTAGATGGTCCAGGGCAGTAAGTGCAAAAAATCAGGTAAGCTTTCTGTGGTTTGCTGGGCCTCAGATTTACAGCGGGACCAGGGTCTATCTGTTGAGGTAATTTGGCCGGTCTCTCATACTTGGAATTAGTAGAATTAGTTGAACTGGTTTTAAAAATGGTACATTTCATTTagacatttgcatttttttgctGCCACATACAAAACATAAACCTGCGGGGTAAattggatatttttttaaactacatttaaaaatgtgttattagACCTTTATTTGATTTTCAGGTGAACAATTTTAGGGGTTATTCTTAT
This region of Labrus bergylta chromosome 12, fLabBer1.1, whole genome shotgun sequence genomic DNA includes:
- the syt6a gene encoding synaptotagmin-6, which produces MSSDREQYDMVCQRAVTLIVDLCLHNSTLLDQDTCQDYLFLLSSQSSDHKEPDATFGLLLGVFVVCGLALLGLLTLVSWKLCVEPWRTKAHFPTPSLTPDCGPELCPLQPSPPLSSPQQPLVTMATEKVKDPMGSMGFLEAAVKISHTSPDIPADVQLSMREHFLRRTQRMQRQTTEPASSTRHNSFKRHLPRQMQVSSLDLGNDYVPDKDEKPTSIGRIQPELYQQKTLDSEDSSKNGSSRNCGSINFSLKYDYENEALLVNILKAVDLPAKDLCGTSDPYVKVYLLPDRKKFQTRVHRKTLNPTFSESFQFPVPYEELAIRKLHMSIFDFDRFSRHDMIGEVVLDNLFETSDLSRETNIWRDIQYATSESVDLGEIMFSLCYLPTAGRLTLTVIKCRNLKAMDITGYSDPYVKVSLICDGRRLKKKKTSIKKNTLNPTYNEAIIFDIPPDSMDHVSLHISVMDYDLVGHNEIIGVMRVGCHAEGLGRDHWNEMLAYPRKPIAHWHPLLESKKSEKEWKARTASFDSQGSCPSPRPPASP